From the Opitutia bacterium genome, one window contains:
- a CDS encoding BatD family protein: MASRFTFLLFFASLVVALIAGTTLRAQTVRWEPGAGQLGYNQVSELSLVFEECEPDGAPPVPQVDGLTFGRPSQSSETQMINFKVSRRFTLTYPVRPSKRSTITIPAFTIQTDKGALRVAPATYSVGDATVGSSGLSVTDISSAKLNIPKNTFWAGEVFPIAYELSVIKRYFHSPASNIDWQPTPLVVEDWSKPEPSETMLRGERRFLVTQTTRGYAKQPGTFTIKPAQQLVNLNVGTVGFGLFAQQSVEQRVLATDPLELTIKPLPAGPGDFSGAVGTFALVSKVVPTAPAVGEPVTWTLELTGLGNWPDIAGLPQREVSSDFSVVQPKSKRTMKDNALFEGSLSEDVVLVPNKPGTYKLGSVKFTYFDTATSSYKTITTEPVTITVGPAAATPVAPQANGPVQFSLNPPANNAAPTLKLPDPVAPTPPENLPRDPLLESRHGVAPMPTDRLVILGLLSSVLCPLLLWLTLAAQRSRALDPQRRRRDSLAALAGVLDRMRTVGPDSNARNTQLRLWQLHTAALWEIPHAAPGAPLVQETIAARAKDAAGAWSALWNEADRAQHSRDGALPQDWPLRAEGALQAVRIPGWPVLSLFAPRHLLPFLFALVVVFAPNVARADAPADYKAGRFTAAESAWRKSVSADPRDWTLRHNLGLALAQQDRWAEATAHWTAAFLLAPSDENTRADLALGLQRSGMAPPELVEFSRGEGRHALARAASPGTWQLAVLAAALLIAAALCLLLLNGYHRVGYWARPTALTVVLLAILLAAAATFSLRTYGQLAQRDAVLVWRASTLRSLPTEADTQKTTALSAGSIAIVDKTFLGWSRLNFAGGQTGWARTEDLVTLYR, encoded by the coding sequence GTGGCCTCGCGCTTCACTTTCCTGCTTTTCTTCGCCTCGCTCGTCGTCGCGCTCATCGCCGGCACGACCCTTCGCGCCCAGACCGTGCGCTGGGAACCCGGCGCCGGCCAGCTCGGCTACAACCAGGTCAGCGAACTCTCCCTCGTGTTCGAGGAATGCGAACCCGACGGCGCGCCGCCGGTGCCGCAAGTCGACGGCCTGACCTTCGGCCGTCCCTCGCAAAGCAGCGAGACGCAGATGATCAACTTCAAGGTCTCGCGCCGCTTCACGCTCACCTACCCCGTTCGCCCCTCGAAGCGCTCCACGATCACGATCCCCGCGTTCACCATCCAGACCGACAAGGGCGCGCTCCGCGTCGCCCCCGCCACCTACTCCGTCGGCGACGCCACCGTCGGCAGCAGCGGCTTGTCCGTCACCGACATCTCCTCCGCCAAACTCAACATCCCGAAAAACACCTTCTGGGCCGGCGAGGTCTTTCCGATCGCCTACGAACTCAGCGTCATCAAACGCTACTTCCACTCGCCCGCCTCCAACATCGACTGGCAACCCACGCCGCTCGTCGTCGAGGACTGGTCCAAGCCCGAGCCGAGCGAGACGATGCTCCGTGGCGAACGCCGCTTCCTCGTCACGCAGACCACGCGCGGCTACGCGAAACAGCCCGGCACCTTCACGATCAAGCCCGCGCAACAGCTCGTCAACCTCAACGTCGGCACCGTCGGCTTCGGGCTCTTCGCCCAGCAATCCGTCGAGCAACGCGTCCTCGCCACCGACCCGCTCGAGCTGACCATCAAGCCGCTCCCCGCCGGCCCGGGCGATTTCTCCGGCGCCGTCGGCACCTTTGCCCTCGTCTCCAAAGTCGTGCCCACCGCGCCCGCCGTCGGCGAGCCCGTCACCTGGACGCTCGAACTCACCGGGCTCGGCAACTGGCCCGACATCGCCGGCCTGCCGCAACGCGAAGTCTCCAGCGACTTCTCCGTCGTGCAGCCCAAGTCCAAGCGCACGATGAAGGACAACGCGCTCTTCGAAGGTTCACTCAGCGAAGACGTCGTCCTCGTCCCCAACAAGCCCGGCACCTACAAGCTCGGCTCCGTCAAATTCACCTACTTCGACACCGCGACGAGTTCCTACAAGACGATCACCACCGAACCGGTCACGATCACCGTCGGCCCCGCCGCCGCCACGCCCGTCGCACCGCAAGCGAACGGCCCCGTGCAATTCTCGCTCAACCCGCCCGCCAACAACGCCGCCCCGACGCTGAAGCTCCCCGATCCCGTCGCGCCGACGCCGCCCGAGAACCTCCCGCGCGATCCGCTGCTCGAATCGCGTCACGGCGTCGCCCCGATGCCGACCGATCGCCTCGTCATCCTCGGTCTTCTGTCCTCCGTCCTCTGTCCTCTGTTGCTCTGGCTCACGCTCGCCGCGCAGCGTTCGCGCGCGCTCGACCCGCAGCGCCGCCGCCGCGACTCCCTCGCCGCCCTCGCCGGCGTGCTCGACCGCATGCGCACCGTCGGACCCGACAGCAACGCGCGCAACACCCAGCTCCGCCTCTGGCAGCTCCACACCGCCGCCCTCTGGGAAATCCCGCACGCCGCACCCGGTGCCCCGCTCGTCCAGGAAACCATCGCCGCCCGCGCCAAGGATGCCGCCGGCGCCTGGAGCGCACTCTGGAACGAAGCCGACCGCGCCCAACACAGCCGCGACGGAGCGCTGCCGCAGGACTGGCCGCTCCGCGCCGAAGGCGCCCTCCAAGCCGTGCGCATCCCCGGCTGGCCCGTGCTCTCACTGTTCGCCCCGCGGCACCTGTTGCCGTTCCTCTTCGCGCTCGTGGTCGTCTTCGCTCCGAACGTCGCCCGCGCCGATGCGCCGGCCGACTACAAGGCCGGTCGCTTCACCGCCGCCGAAAGCGCGTGGCGCAAATCAGTCTCCGCCGATCCGCGCGACTGGACGCTCCGCCACAACCTCGGCCTCGCCCTCGCGCAACAAGACCGCTGGGCCGAAGCCACCGCGCACTGGACCGCCGCATTCCTCCTCGCTCCCTCGGACGAGAACACACGCGCCGATCTCGCGCTCGGCCTGCAACGTTCCGGCATGGCGCCGCCCGAGCTCGTGGAGTTCTCCCGCGGCGAAGGCCGCCACGCCCTCGCCCGCGCCGCGTCGCCCGGCACATGGCAACTCGCCGTCCTCGCCGCCGCGCTGCTCATCGCCGCCGCGCTCTGCCTGCTCCTCTTGAACGGCTACCACCGCGTCGGCTACTGGGCGCGCCCGACCGCGCTCACCGTCGTGCTGCTCGCCATCCTGCTCGCCGCCGCCGCCACGTTCAGCCTGCGCACCTACGGCCAGCTCGCGCAACGCGACGCCGTCCTCGTCTGGCGCGCCTCCACGCTTCGCTCGCTGCCCACCGAGGCCGACACGCAGAAAACCACCGCGCTCTCCGCCGGTTCGATCGCCATCGTCGACAAGACCTTCCTCGGCTGGAGCCGCCTGAACTTCGCCGGCGGCCAAACCGGCTGGGCGCGCACGGAAGATCTCGTCACGCTCTACCGTTAA
- a CDS encoding nucleotide pyrophosphohydrolase yields the protein MSKPMRDDQTTVAELRERVMAFARERDWVQFHSPKNLSMALAAEAGELMEHFLWAESAASQGVVQDPKKRQKIADEVADVVIYALEFANISGLDVAASIEAKLAQNAAKYPVEKARGRADKYTEL from the coding sequence ATGAGCAAACCGATGCGCGACGACCAAACCACGGTGGCGGAGCTGCGGGAGCGCGTGATGGCGTTCGCGCGCGAGCGGGATTGGGTGCAGTTCCACTCGCCGAAAAACCTGAGCATGGCGCTCGCCGCCGAGGCGGGCGAGTTGATGGAGCATTTTCTCTGGGCGGAATCCGCGGCGTCGCAGGGCGTCGTGCAGGATCCGAAGAAGCGCCAGAAGATCGCCGACGAAGTCGCGGACGTGGTGATCTACGCGCTGGAATTCGCCAACATCAGCGGGCTCGACGTGGCTGCCTCGATCGAGGCGAAACTCGCGCAGAACGCCGCGAAATATCCGGTCGAGAAGGCGCGCGGACGCGCGGACAAGTATACGGAACTCTGA
- a CDS encoding VWA domain-containing protein, translating into MIPDFHSPHLLWLLLPLLLLFSWELARRATTAAADLPKVARAWAGSFDVSLGTRHTTAETRPRLWLWFGLALCIIALARPQWGVIEEKVFDQSREVLIAVDLSRSMLAQDVKPSRLDRSKLLITSLLDGLKGERVGLVLFAGTAFLQSPLSADYEILREFLPALKPDFLPEGGSNYKAMLETSMQAFGTSTADRYLIILSDGESTEDGWKELGEQLKTKGIRVIGLGVGTTQGSFIPDGSGGFVKDDRGAVVLSRLNSSTLQDLAQSTGGAYADASAWIDMPSLLKKTVEAGRKGEFSEKNTARKIERFQWFLAPGLLLLFISFWAEFPVRPRERALPLGGKARNADRGTRSAQGTAARVATLAAIFWLSALSSQPSALAAEGGESDTLSKPLTTTVARLADKSALAAKDCADLAQTTLTYGERMKSGQQRPPEGVVKDALAAVDLGEKADAKAADWPRLRKELEQLLEKPPEDKKQDQKQDQQQKQDQKNQQQNQQNQDQQKQDQQQQQQQDQQNSDQQKQQEQQKQQQDAFGDMKDQKEPPKTDDEKQPPQQPPQPQTQKVGGQKEKKMEVPLDPDLAMPLQKLEQVRNQDSPAKLQQLMQGQPQKAPKKGKDW; encoded by the coding sequence ATGATTCCCGATTTCCACTCACCGCACCTTCTTTGGCTGCTGCTTCCGCTGCTGTTGCTCTTCTCATGGGAGCTCGCGCGTCGCGCCACCACCGCCGCCGCCGATCTGCCGAAGGTCGCACGCGCTTGGGCCGGCTCGTTCGATGTCTCGCTCGGCACGCGCCACACCACCGCCGAGACGCGCCCGCGCCTCTGGCTGTGGTTCGGCCTCGCGCTGTGCATCATCGCGCTCGCCCGCCCGCAGTGGGGCGTGATCGAGGAAAAAGTCTTCGACCAGTCGCGCGAAGTGCTCATCGCCGTCGACCTCTCGCGCTCGATGCTGGCGCAGGACGTGAAGCCCTCGCGCCTCGACCGCTCGAAGCTCCTCATCACTTCGCTCCTCGACGGCCTGAAGGGCGAGCGCGTCGGCCTCGTGCTGTTCGCCGGCACCGCGTTTCTCCAGAGCCCGTTGAGCGCCGACTACGAGATCTTGCGGGAGTTTCTGCCGGCGCTGAAACCCGATTTCCTCCCCGAGGGCGGCTCGAACTACAAAGCCATGCTCGAAACCTCGATGCAGGCCTTCGGCACGTCGACCGCCGACCGCTACCTCATCATCCTCTCCGACGGTGAAAGCACCGAGGACGGCTGGAAGGAACTCGGCGAACAGCTCAAGACGAAGGGCATCCGCGTGATCGGTCTCGGCGTCGGCACCACGCAAGGCTCCTTCATCCCCGACGGCAGCGGCGGTTTCGTAAAGGACGACCGCGGCGCCGTCGTGCTTTCGCGTCTCAACAGCTCCACGCTGCAAGACCTCGCGCAATCCACCGGCGGCGCTTACGCCGACGCCAGCGCGTGGATCGACATGCCGTCGCTGCTCAAGAAAACCGTCGAAGCCGGCAGGAAGGGCGAGTTCTCCGAGAAAAACACCGCGCGCAAGATCGAGCGCTTCCAGTGGTTCCTCGCGCCCGGCCTGCTGCTGCTCTTCATCAGCTTCTGGGCCGAGTTCCCCGTGCGCCCCCGCGAGCGCGCGCTGCCGCTGGGCGGAAAAGCGCGAAATGCCGATCGCGGAACGCGGAGCGCCCAAGGCACCGCTGCCCGCGTCGCGACCTTGGCTGCCATCTTCTGGCTCTCAGCTCTCAGCTCTCAACCCTCAGCTCTCGCCGCCGAAGGCGGCGAGTCCGACACCCTCTCCAAGCCGCTCACCACCACCGTCGCTCGCCTCGCCGACAAGAGCGCGCTCGCCGCGAAGGATTGCGCTGACCTCGCGCAAACGACCCTCACCTACGGCGAACGCATGAAGTCCGGCCAGCAACGTCCGCCCGAAGGCGTCGTCAAGGACGCGCTCGCCGCCGTCGACCTCGGCGAGAAAGCCGACGCCAAGGCCGCCGACTGGCCACGCCTGCGCAAGGAACTCGAACAACTGTTGGAGAAACCGCCGGAAGACAAAAAGCAGGACCAGAAACAAGACCAGCAGCAGAAGCAGGATCAAAAAAACCAACAGCAGAATCAGCAGAACCAAGATCAACAGAAACAGGACCAGCAGCAGCAACAGCAGCAGGACCAACAGAATTCCGACCAGCAAAAGCAACAGGAGCAGCAGAAGCAGCAACAGGACGCCTTCGGCGACATGAAGGACCAGAAAGAGCCGCCGAAAACCGACGACGAAAAACAACCTCCACAACAGCCCCCGCAGCCGCAGACCCAGAAAGTCGGCGGCCAGAAGGAAAAGAAAATGGAAGTCCCGCTCGATCCCGACCTCGCCATGCCGCTCCAGAAGCTCGAACAGGTCCGCAATCAGGATTCGCCCGCCAAGCTCCAACAGCTCATGCAAGGTCAGCCGCAAAAAGCGCCGAAGAAAGGCAAGGACTGGTAA
- a CDS encoding Hsp20/alpha crystallin family protein, translating to MHTIIPALSHSETDENVAVAEFRQPRYEITDLAQALKLAVFIPGVDPSHVDITTRGPDLVIVARKSHPVRVNFSALHLEAAQRDYELKLRLGLGFDFASLRAEMRAGVLMIVVPKRNVSVTRSLARRVA from the coding sequence ATGCATACGATCATCCCAGCCCTCAGCCACTCCGAGACCGACGAAAACGTCGCCGTCGCGGAGTTCCGTCAGCCTCGTTACGAGATCACGGACCTCGCGCAGGCGCTGAAACTCGCCGTCTTCATCCCCGGCGTGGACCCCAGCCACGTGGACATCACCACGCGCGGACCGGACCTCGTGATCGTCGCCCGCAAGAGCCACCCGGTGCGCGTGAATTTCTCCGCGCTCCACCTCGAAGCCGCCCAGCGCGACTACGAGCTGAAGCTCCGCCTCGGCCTGGGTTTCGACTTCGCCTCGCTCCGCGCCGAGATGCGCGCCGGTGTCCTAATGATCGTCGTGCCGAAACGTAATGTTTCTGTGACACGCAGCTTGGCACGCCGCGTGGCATGA
- a CDS encoding VWA domain-containing protein, which translates to MTITNYTFADPWWLAALLMLPLLIWVRGRRGAPVLVVPFAGAWHRPTFIPTSRWPAALALTGLVLLIVALARPQIVEDKREVKQQGYDLMLAIDLSGSMLAEDYERGGDRINRLQAIKPVIQAFITQRTSDRIGLVVFSGRAYTLAPLTFDHDWLARQIERLKIGLIEDGTAIGDGLGVALTRLEQAGREEGNKRKGAFVVLLTDGANNRGLLTPEQATEIAKSRNVPLYTVGAGRDGLVPMPVFDDNGNKIGYRRAISDLDEGQLRAMADATGGKFFRAADSDTIEKAFAAIDAAQKIEFQAKSYLITTELFAWFASPGAVLLFLGALVALPPQLPRGRARPLGAPRDIGRPSGPALPRKSA; encoded by the coding sequence ATGACGATCACGAACTACACCTTCGCCGATCCTTGGTGGCTCGCCGCGCTGCTTATGCTGCCGCTGCTGATCTGGGTCCGCGGCCGTCGCGGCGCGCCGGTGCTCGTCGTGCCGTTCGCGGGCGCGTGGCATCGACCGACGTTCATCCCGACCTCGCGCTGGCCTGCGGCTCTCGCGCTGACGGGGCTCGTGTTGCTCATCGTCGCCCTCGCCCGTCCGCAAATCGTCGAGGACAAGCGCGAGGTGAAGCAGCAAGGCTACGACCTCATGCTCGCGATCGACCTCTCCGGCTCGATGCTCGCGGAGGATTACGAGCGCGGCGGCGACCGCATCAACCGCCTGCAGGCGATCAAGCCCGTCATCCAAGCCTTCATCACCCAGCGCACCAGCGACCGCATCGGGCTCGTCGTGTTCTCCGGCCGCGCCTACACGCTCGCGCCACTCACCTTCGACCACGACTGGCTCGCGCGCCAAATCGAGCGCCTGAAGATCGGCCTGATCGAGGACGGCACCGCCATCGGCGACGGCCTCGGCGTCGCGCTGACGCGACTCGAACAAGCCGGACGCGAAGAGGGCAACAAACGCAAAGGAGCGTTCGTCGTCCTCCTCACCGACGGCGCCAACAACCGCGGCCTGCTCACGCCCGAGCAGGCGACCGAGATCGCGAAGTCCCGCAACGTTCCCCTCTATACCGTCGGCGCCGGCCGCGACGGCCTCGTGCCGATGCCGGTCTTCGACGACAACGGCAACAAGATCGGCTACCGCCGCGCCATCTCTGACCTCGACGAAGGCCAGCTCCGCGCCATGGCCGACGCCACCGGCGGCAAGTTCTTCCGCGCCGCCGATTCCGACACGATCGAGAAAGCCTTCGCCGCGATCGACGCCGCCCAGAAGATCGAATTTCAGGCCAAGTCCTACCTGATCACGACCGAGCTGTTCGCGTGGTTCGCCAGTCCCGGCGCCGTGCTCCTCTTCCTCGGCGCCCTAGTCGCCCTCCCACCGCAACTGCCGAGAGGTAGGGCGCGACCGCTGGGCGCGCCGCGGGATATCGGCCGGCCCAGCGGTCCGGCCCTACCTCGAAAGAGCGCATGA
- the gluQRS gene encoding tRNA glutamyl-Q(34) synthetase GluQRS, translating to MVPLSSTYRGRLAPSPTGFLHLGHARTFWIAHQRAHAAGGELLLRNDDLDTARCRPEFVTAMREDLTWFGLTWREPMISQSARLPIYRAALARLHAGGFIYPCHRSRKDVLAAATAPHEGDESDEPLYPPEFRPPADAPLPPLTDPVTVNWRFRVPDGETIAFVDGHFGPQQAVAGRDFGDFLVWRKDDAPSYQLACAVDDADLGITEVVRGADLIKSTFRQLLLFRALGHAAPAFHHCPLVTDEAGVRLAKRHDALSLRALRAAGRTPEELRAGWPA from the coding sequence GTGGTTCCTCTTTCGTCCACCTACCGCGGCCGCCTCGCCCCTTCGCCCACGGGCTTCCTTCACCTCGGGCACGCGCGCACCTTCTGGATCGCCCACCAACGCGCGCACGCCGCCGGCGGCGAGTTGCTTCTGCGCAACGACGACCTCGACACCGCGCGCTGCCGCCCGGAATTCGTCACCGCCATGCGCGAAGACCTCACCTGGTTTGGCCTCACGTGGCGCGAGCCGATGATCTCCCAGAGCGCGCGCCTCCCGATCTACCGCGCCGCGCTCGCCCGGCTGCACGCCGGCGGCTTCATCTATCCGTGCCACCGCTCGCGCAAGGACGTGCTCGCCGCCGCCACCGCCCCGCACGAGGGCGACGAATCCGACGAGCCGCTCTACCCACCCGAGTTCCGCCCGCCCGCCGACGCGCCGCTGCCGCCGCTCACCGACCCGGTGACGGTGAACTGGCGCTTCCGCGTGCCCGACGGCGAGACGATCGCGTTCGTCGACGGCCATTTCGGTCCGCAACAGGCGGTCGCCGGCCGCGATTTCGGCGATTTCCTGGTTTGGCGAAAGGACGACGCGCCGAGCTACCAACTCGCCTGCGCCGTCGACGACGCCGACCTCGGCATCACGGAAGTCGTGCGCGGCGCCGACTTGATCAAGTCGACGTTCCGCCAGCTCCTGCTTTTCCGCGCCCTCGGCCACGCCGCGCCCGCGTTCCACCATTGCCCGCTCGTCACCGACGAAGCCGGCGTGCGCCTCGCCAAACGCCACGACGCGCTCTCGCTCCGCGCCCTGCGCGCCGCCGGCCGCACGCCGGAGGAACTCCGCGCCGGCTGGCCCGCCTAG
- a CDS encoding AAA family ATPase gives MFTTLSLTNFKSFPKAELQFGPITTIIGANATGKSNLRDALKFLHAVGRGLTLPEIFGGKSGVGWPGIRGGAPGTVRFDQHSLTLRTVVDQFDYSVEVSVDNKGPLIASEKLIENGSLRFETYSADRGMKVLDVRLPAGGDFRKGQRATFPSHQPMLSQVAEATSIRDDWAANRVARSITRLRSQLSSIRFIDFNPAAMRQPSVPGEKTINESGDNLSSVLRYLVEDQNKEIVLAGWIKALTPMDVVRFTFEEYPDGKILAVLEEASGRKVPLSSASDGTVRFLGILASVISPEAPSLLCFEEIESGLHPTRVQLVSELLQKQVSDGKPQVLLTTHSPALLGWLGRNHREHAYLAYRLPSSADTRLKPFREIPHLEDTLQKSEASRLFESGWFEDAVYFAEGQPSEISFVNEEPPQS, from the coding sequence ATGTTCACCACGCTCTCGCTGACGAATTTTAAGAGCTTTCCGAAAGCGGAGCTGCAGTTCGGTCCGATCACCACGATCATTGGCGCCAACGCGACAGGGAAAAGCAACCTGCGCGACGCGCTCAAGTTCCTTCATGCCGTTGGCCGCGGTCTTACGCTGCCTGAGATTTTTGGCGGCAAGAGTGGTGTCGGCTGGCCAGGCATACGAGGCGGCGCGCCCGGAACCGTTCGCTTCGATCAGCACAGCCTAACCCTGCGAACGGTAGTCGATCAGTTCGACTATTCGGTGGAAGTATCGGTTGACAACAAGGGGCCCCTGATCGCTTCCGAAAAACTGATCGAAAACGGAAGCCTTCGTTTTGAAACATACTCGGCAGACCGAGGAATGAAGGTCCTCGATGTTCGCCTGCCCGCCGGCGGTGACTTCAGGAAAGGGCAACGAGCTACGTTTCCCTCGCATCAGCCGATGCTCTCGCAAGTGGCGGAAGCCACTTCGATCCGCGACGACTGGGCCGCAAACCGAGTCGCTAGATCAATCACGCGGCTTCGCAGTCAGCTATCCAGCATCCGCTTCATCGATTTCAACCCTGCCGCAATGCGGCAACCCTCGGTTCCAGGGGAGAAAACGATCAATGAATCCGGCGACAATCTCAGCTCCGTCCTCCGCTACTTGGTCGAAGATCAGAACAAGGAGATTGTTTTGGCAGGATGGATCAAAGCTCTGACGCCAATGGACGTGGTCCGATTCACCTTTGAGGAATATCCGGACGGCAAGATTCTCGCCGTTCTCGAAGAGGCTAGTGGACGGAAGGTGCCACTTTCGAGTGCTTCCGACGGAACAGTGCGTTTTCTAGGCATTCTTGCGTCCGTCATTTCACCCGAAGCTCCATCTCTGCTCTGTTTCGAAGAAATCGAAAGCGGACTGCACCCGACGCGCGTGCAATTGGTGAGCGAGTTGTTACAAAAACAGGTTTCAGACGGCAAGCCACAGGTGTTATTGACTACCCATTCACCGGCGCTGCTGGGATGGCTGGGACGAAATCACCGCGAACATGCCTATTTGGCCTATCGCCTGCCCTCCTCAGCGGACACACGCCTAAAGCCATTTCGAGAAATCCCTCACCTCGAAGACACGCTCCAAAAGTCGGAGGCCTCGCGATTGTTCGAAAGCGGATGGTTCGAAGACGCCGTATATTTTGCCGAGGGCCAGCCTTCCGAGATTTCGTTCGTGAACGAAGAGCCTCCGCAATCGTGA
- a CDS encoding NUDIX hydrolase — translation MTLEDTVALLRRHEARVEAGHEATMLAEYFPFIAAHPDCLLRTCRDGHLTASAWVVDVARSRVLLTHHRKLNLWVQLGGHADGEADLLTAALREVQEESGLTRVRAVSAEIFDVDRHRIPARKTEPEHWHFDVRFLIEADGSEPVVVSDESHDVAWVSLAEATRLNPEESIARMVRKTRGAA, via the coding sequence ATGACGCTCGAGGATACGGTGGCGCTGCTGCGCCGGCACGAGGCGCGGGTGGAGGCCGGACATGAGGCGACGATGCTGGCGGAATATTTCCCGTTCATCGCGGCGCATCCGGATTGTTTGCTGCGGACGTGCCGCGACGGGCATCTCACGGCGTCCGCTTGGGTCGTGGATGTGGCGCGCTCGCGCGTGCTGCTGACGCATCATCGGAAACTCAATCTGTGGGTGCAGCTCGGCGGGCACGCGGACGGCGAGGCGGACTTGCTTACGGCGGCGTTGCGCGAGGTGCAGGAGGAATCCGGCCTGACGCGGGTGCGCGCAGTGTCGGCGGAGATTTTCGACGTGGACCGCCATCGCATCCCCGCACGCAAGACCGAGCCGGAGCACTGGCATTTCGATGTGCGTTTCCTGATCGAGGCGGACGGCAGCGAGCCTGTGGTCGTCAGCGACGAGTCGCACGATGTGGCCTGGGTGTCGCTGGCCGAGGCGACGCGGCTCAATCCCGAGGAGTCGATCGCGCGGATGGTGCGGAAGACGCGTGGGGCGGCTTGA
- a CDS encoding DUF5069 domain-containing protein, with product MSNIHNAYTAPAGAAANAISFAAPDLTRHPPRSPRTRLGGYVHLPRLIDKARAQIAGTNGDYHFDCPMDKRFWAFTGIAPEAMFAEVKTGKSDSELLAFVQAAAKKHPSEVAEWSRWFEQLTPTNPDGREFFNDIHRKNAPQREDVATWFDWLELDDYVTFGGRP from the coding sequence ATGTCCAACATCCACAACGCCTACACCGCGCCCGCCGGCGCCGCCGCCAACGCCATCTCCTTCGCCGCGCCCGATCTCACGCGCCATCCGCCCCGCAGCCCGCGCACGCGCCTCGGCGGCTACGTGCACTTGCCGCGCCTGATCGACAAGGCCCGCGCGCAGATCGCCGGCACGAACGGCGACTACCATTTCGATTGCCCGATGGACAAACGCTTCTGGGCCTTCACCGGCATCGCGCCCGAGGCGATGTTCGCCGAGGTCAAGACCGGCAAGAGCGACAGCGAACTGCTCGCCTTCGTGCAGGCCGCGGCGAAAAAGCACCCGAGCGAAGTCGCCGAGTGGTCGCGCTGGTTCGAGCAACTCACGCCGACGAACCCGGACGGCCGCGAATTCTTCAACGATATCCACCGCAAGAACGCGCCGCAGCGCGAAGACGTCGCCACGTGGTTCGACTGGCTGGAACTTGACGACTACGTGACTTTCGGCGGCCGGCCCTGA
- a CDS encoding TIGR00730 family Rossman fold protein, translating into MKSLCVYCSSSDRLEAKYVSMAEQVGVEIARRGWALVYGGGKTGLMGAVARGTKGAGGRVIGVIPEFMKARELEFTEADELISVITMRERKMLMETRADAFLALPGGWGTLEELLEILTLAHLEVLQKPIVIFNQDGYYDDLLRMFDRIVSENFMRETIRGKFAVAKSIEEVFPLIDGWKHQPGDAKWYQTR; encoded by the coding sequence ATGAAGTCCCTGTGCGTCTACTGTTCCTCGAGCGATCGGCTGGAGGCGAAGTATGTGTCGATGGCCGAGCAGGTCGGAGTCGAGATCGCCCGCCGCGGCTGGGCGCTCGTCTACGGTGGCGGCAAGACCGGCCTGATGGGCGCCGTGGCGCGCGGCACGAAGGGCGCGGGCGGTCGCGTGATCGGCGTCATCCCGGAGTTCATGAAAGCGCGCGAACTCGAATTCACCGAGGCGGACGAGCTGATTTCGGTGATCACGATGCGCGAGCGGAAGATGCTCATGGAGACGCGGGCCGATGCCTTCCTGGCGCTGCCGGGCGGCTGGGGCACGCTGGAGGAGTTGCTGGAAATCCTGACGCTTGCGCACCTCGAGGTGCTGCAAAAGCCCATCGTGATCTTCAACCAGGACGGCTACTACGACGACTTGCTGCGGATGTTCGACCGGATCGTGAGCGAGAATTTCATGCGCGAGACGATTCGCGGGAAATTTGCGGTCGCGAAATCGATCGAGGAGGTTTTCCCGCTAATCGACGGTTGGAAACACCAGCCGGGTGACGCGAAGTGGTATCAAACGCGCTGA
- a CDS encoding zinc ribbon domain-containing protein has protein sequence MATYVYETIPEQPGDTPRRFEVVQSMKDAPLTRDPASGQRVRRVISGGYGLMGVSEKSTPAASATPCAPGCACHAGPRIPPVS, from the coding sequence ATGGCCACCTACGTCTACGAAACGATCCCCGAGCAGCCCGGCGATACGCCGCGTCGTTTTGAAGTCGTCCAAAGCATGAAGGACGCTCCGCTCACGCGCGACCCGGCATCCGGCCAGCGCGTGCGCCGCGTAATCTCCGGTGGCTACGGCCTCATGGGCGTCAGCGAGAAGTCGACGCCCGCGGCGTCCGCCACGCCCTGCGCTCCCGGCTGCGCTTGCCACGCCGGCCCGCGCATCCCGCCTGTTTCCTGA